The following proteins are co-located in the Primulina tabacum isolate GXHZ01 chromosome 11, ASM2559414v2, whole genome shotgun sequence genome:
- the LOC142518769 gene encoding protein DETOXIFICATION 33-like, which translates to MKPTSLEIETEREAHLSSVDVRKKGSRTWDESKKLWKIAAPAILTSVAQFSIAFVTVAFVGHLGEVELAAVSIVQNVLEGFVFGIMLGMGSALETLCGQAVGAGQYVRLGIYLQRSCVITLVTALFLSPLYVFTSPILILFRQSENISSLAGKFALWVIPQLLAYALNFPLQKFLQAQSRIWVMAVISLLVLGFHVFLNWLVVIKLGKGLFGAAMVGNISWCLVVLAQMVYVVSGFFPESWTGLSFKAFKSLFGFVKLSLASAIMLCLELWYYTVVLLMVGWLKNPEIAVDAISICMNLEIWTLMITLGFNAAISVRVSNELGANCPKAAKFSVVVVVVTSILFGVVFAVSILATKNVFPRMFSDKAEVIKETSKLGYFLAATILLNSIQPVLHGVAVGAGWQASVALVNIGCYYVFGLPLGALLGYKFDLGVKGIWLGMLSGCLLQTVVLLVLVTRANWNKEASKAVERVRGPGQ; encoded by the exons ATGAAACCCACTTCTTTAGAAATCGAAACAGAAAGAGAAGCTCACCTCTCCAGCGTTGATGTCAGAAAAAAGGGATCAAGAACCTGGGATGAATCAAAGAAGTTGTGGAAGATTGCGGCGCCGGCGATTCTTACCTCCGTCGCACAGTTTTCCATCGCGTTTGTGACTGTTGCGTTTGTCGGCCATCTTGGAGAGGTGGAACTTGCTGCTGTTTCAATTGTGCAGAATGTGCTCGAGGGCTTTGTGTTTGGCATCATG CTCGGAATGGGAAGTGCCCTGGAAACACTCTGTGGCCAAGCAGTTGGTGCTGGACAATATGTTAGGCTTGGAATCTATCTCCAACGATCATGCGTTATAACTCTTGTCACCGCCTTGTTCCTATCCCCACTTTACGTTTTTACGTCGCCGATACTAATACTTTTCCGACAAAGTGAAAATATCTCAAGTCTTGCTGGAAAGTTTGCTCTTTGGGTGATCCCTCAGTTACTCGCTTATGCATTGAATTTCCCACTTCAAAAATTCCTTCAAGCACAGAGCAGAATATGGGTTATGGCTGTGATTTCGTTACTCGTATTGGGTTTCCACGTTTTCTTGAACTGGCTAGTCGTGATAAAACTTGGGAAAGGCTTGTTTGGTGCTGCTATGGTGGGGAACATATCATGGTGCCTTGTGGTCTTAGCTCAAATGGTTTATGTGGTATCCGGATTCTTCCCCGAATCATGGACTGGATTATCTTTCAAGGCATTTAAGTCCCTTTTTGGATTCGTGAAATTGTCTCTTGCATCAGCCATCATGCTCTG TTTGGAGCTATGGTATTATACTGTGGTGTTACTTATGGTTGGCTGGTTAAAGAATCCAGAAATTGCAGTTGATGCCATTTCCATCTG TATGAATCTGGAAATTTGGACTTTAATGATCACTCTTGGTTTCAATGCTGCAATCAG TGTTCGTGTTTCAAACGAACTTGGAGCTAACTGTCCCAAAGCAGCGAAATTCTCTGTCGTAGTAGTTGTCGTTACATCAATATTGTTTGGAGTTGTATTCGCAGTCTCCATTCTTGCAACCAAGAATGTGTTTCCCAGGATGTTTTCTGATAAAGCAGAAGTCATAAAGGAGACATCCAAGTTGGGTTATTTCTTGGCTGCAACCATTCTCCTCAACAGCATTCAGCCTGTACTCCATG GAGTTGCAGTAGGTGCAGGGTGGCAAGCATCTGTCGCACTAGTAAATATTGGGTGCTATTATGTATTTGGGCTCCCTCTCGGGGCGTTGCTCGGTTACAAGTTCGATCTTGGTGTGAAAGGGATCTGGTTAGGTATGTTATCTGGCTGTTTGCTTCAAACTGTGGTGTTGCTTGTGCTCGTGACTCGTGCTAATTGGAATAAAGAG GCTTCCAAGGCTGTGGAGAGAGTCCGGGGTCCGGGCCAATGA